The sequence below is a genomic window from Nocardia fluminea.
GTGACGAAATCGATGGTGTCGGTTTCCGAAGTCGGCGTCAGCATTCTCTCGAGGCGAGCTGCAAGATAGCCTGACCACGCTCACACGTCACCGAGCAGCAGCGCCGCGACTCCTGCCCTGTGGCCAAGGAGGCGTCGAGCAGGCGACGGTCGGCCGGGCACTATCCGGCAACGCACGCCAGTACACCGCCGAACAGGAAGTGCGGCTCGAATCATTCAGGGTCCCGGTAGTTTGGCATGCCGAAATTGGATTCAAGGGGCCGAGACCAGTAGCCGGTTGTCGCCGGCCGCCATCGACATGAAATTTGGGCTATATATGCGTACATGCGCATGTTACTGTTTAATCCCGAGTGCGAGCGAACCGATCAGTGAAAGCACCACAGGGGCAAGGACCGGGCCGGCCTCGCAAATTTCCACATCGACTACGAAGGAAACACTCATGACCGCATGGTGGGCATTGGCCCTGTATCTGATCTTCGCCGCGCTGGGCTTCGGATGGCGCAGTTGGCGCCAGCACCGCGCGACCGGCTCGACCGGATTCCGCGGCACCACCGGTCGCCCGGGCTCGCTGGAATGGATAGCCGGCGTCGGGTTCCCCGTCGGGATCGCGATCGGCGTCGCGGCACCGCTACTGCAATTGGCCGATCTCGTGGCGCCGGTGACGAGCTTGACCAGCGGACTGATTCAGGGGATAGGACTCGTCACCGCCTTGGCCGGGATCGCGGCGACGGTGTACGCCCAGAACGAGATGGGCGATTCCTGGCGCATCGGCGTCGACGACACCGAAAC
It includes:
- a CDS encoding methyltransferase family protein codes for the protein MTAWWALALYLIFAALGFGWRSWRQHRATGSTGFRGTTGRPGSLEWIAGVGFPVGIAIGVAAPLLQLADLVAPVTSLTSGLIQGIGLVTALAGIAATVYAQNEMGDSWRIGVDDTETTTLVRTGVFGLVRNPIFTAMLLFSAGITLLIPNPVSIAGFVVLLTAIELQVRIVEEPYLARVHGSDYKAYLTGVGRFAPGIGRARA